The Euphorbia lathyris chromosome 2, ddEupLath1.1, whole genome shotgun sequence genome includes a window with the following:
- the LOC136220661 gene encoding uncharacterized protein → MEGQKKNISRDIFSFPSTPQDSDFEFGCLTPEKNSPADHLFYNGKLLPHYFPPQPAPNGTISGSSSCKSSLMSSRSNSVNSSRSSVSCSSVSGRTSSSENWERSRKLLNGTRKFGSVSSSSPMASKLVMAQLYGSSQRWQHIVPLPLPVLKREDSKRSVTSNSNSKEDHQKKKVSKSSGICLRFFKSLLLTCRQCHAMEPPTDDYC, encoded by the coding sequence atggaaGGCCAGAAGAAGAACATTTCAAGAGACATCTTCTCATTTCCGAGCACTCCTCAAGATTCCGATTTCGAATTTGGATGCTTGACGCCGGAAAAGAATTCACCGGCCGATCATCTATTCTACAACGGAAAACTATTGCCTCATTATTTTCCACCACAGCCGGCGCCAAATGGCACCATTTCAGGATCGAGCAGCTGCAAGAGTTCGCTTATGTCATCGAGAAGTAACAGTGTTAATAGCAGTAGAAGCAGCGTTAGCTGCAGCAGTGTCAGTGGAAGAACAAGTTCAAGTGAGAATTGGGAAAGGAGCAGGAAATTATTGAATGGGACTCGGAAATTTGGATCGGTTTCATCATCGTCACCTATGGCTAGTAAACTTGTTATGGCTCAGCTTTATGGATCTTCTCAAAGATGGCAACACATTGTTCCGTTGCCTTTGCCTGTGCTTAAAAGGGAAGATTCCAAGAGATCAGTTACAAGCAATTCTAATTCTAAAGAAGATCATCAGAAGAAGAAGGTGAGCAAATCATCTGGGATTTGCTTGAGATTTTTCAAGTCATTGCTGCTCACATGTAGACAATGTCATGCTATGGAACCACCCACAGACGATTATTGCTAG